From the genome of Thiomicrorhabdus indica:
TATCAATCCTGAATAATTTAGACTATTAAAAATTTCTGCGACTAACATAGATTGAAAAAGTTAGTTTGCGCAATGATTAGCTGAACTTTTACAAAGAGTCTATTTTTAACATTTGATAAGGAGGTCAGTTATGGATTTTTTAATCTCTCTCAGAAGCCGTTTGCTTGGTATTGGTTATCGTTGGCTTGCAAAACCGCTTATTTTTCTCTGGCCACCAGAAATTGCCCACGACAAGATGAAAGCTGTTGGTAAGTTTCTTGGAAACTATGCATGGTCTCGTTTTTTTACTCGTCTATTGTTCCATTATCAAAATAAAAAACTGAATATTGAGGTGGATGGTGTTCACTATAACAATCCTGTTGGTTTATCAGCAGGGTTCGATAAAGATGGTGAACTTACGCGAATCTATCCAGCAATTAGTTTTGGTTTTGCCGAACTGGGTTCTTTTACCGGTGAAATTTGTCCGGGAAATCCTGGAGTAGGCCGACGATTATTTCGTATGCCTAAATCGAAATCTATCCTTGTTTGGTATGGATTGAATAACCAAGGCGCAGAAAAAATTTCCGAACGTTTGAAAGATCAAACTTTTCAATTACCTATTGGTATTAGTGCGGCCAAAACCAATATCAGTAGTGAGTTTGACTTGGAAGAAGCCATTGAAGACTATGTAAAAACCGTCGTGTTATTCGAGGAAATTGGCGACTATTACACCATCAACATTTCCTGTCCAAATACTCAAGAAGGCGAGCCGTTTGTCGACCAAGGGAATTTGGAAGCCTTATTAGAAAAGCTTTCTGAGGTAAGACCGGCCGGTAAACCTATGTATGTGAAACTTGCAGCGGACTTGGAAGTTTCTGAAATCAACACGATTCTCGACGCTTGTCTGAAATTTGGAATTGAAGGTGTTGTGTTAAATAACCTCGCAAAACCTGAATTTAATAAAGAGTATGTCAAAGAAGAGTTGCCATTTCATAAAGGTGCTATGTCGGGTCTGCCATTGCAAAGAATCAGCACTGATATGATTCGCCATGTGTATCGTTACACAGAAGGTAAATTAACCATTATTGGTGTGGGTGGTATTTTTAATGCGCAAGATGCTTATGAAAAAATTACCTCTGGTGCGAGCCTTTTAGAGATGATTACTGGAATGATTTATGAAGGCCCTCAAGTAATGGGTGAGATTAATCAAGGGCTAGTTAAGCTACTCGAGAAAGATGGTTTTTCGACCATAGAAGAAGCGATAGGAAGCCGGAATCCTTTACCTAAAAAGTAAGGTTATTTTGGCCTGTCCATGCGAATTTTCTGCAAACTTAATTATAAATAGTCGACTAAATAGTGGCATTAGTAAAAAACTGGGACACTGAATGTTTTATGACTCGTAAGCTCAGAGGAGAAAAAATGAAAGGTGCAGACTTGCTGGTGAAAGCGTTGGAAGCTGAAGGCGTTGAAATGATTTTTGGTATTCCCGGAGAAGAAAATCTAGATGTACTGGAGGCGCTGAAACACTCCTCAATACGTTTAATTGTTACTCGCCATGAGCAAGCCGCAGGATTTATGGCAGCTACTTATGGTCGATTGACGGGTAAACCGGGGGTTTGTTTGTCTACTCTTGGCCCTGGTGCAACCAACTTAGTTACAGCCGCTGCTTATGCACAATTAGGGGCCATGCCGATGGTGATGCTTACCGGTCAAAAGCCGATTAAAACTTCAAAACAGGGGTTGTTTCAGATTATTGATGTTGTCGATATGATGGGGCCAATTACCAAATCTGCAGCGCAGATTATGAGTGCGTACAATATTCCGGCACGAGTTCGGGAAGCATTTCGGCTGGCTGAAAGTGAACGTCCTGGAGCGACGCATTTGGAGTTGCCAGAGGATGTTGCTCGTGAAGAGACTCAAGCATTGGTGATTGAAAACAGTTATGATCGGCGACCCATTGCAGAATCTAAAGCGATTCAAAAAGCGATTGATTTAATTATCGATTCAAAGTTTCCTCTGATTTTAATTGGAGCGGGCGCCAATCGAAAACAGGTTGGCAGAATGCTTGATCAGTTTATTGAAAAAACCAAAATTCCATTCTTTACCACGCAAATGGGGAAAGGGGTGGTAGACGAACGCAGCCCTTACTTTCTTGGGACGGCTGCCTTATCTGATAATGATTTTCTCCATTCCGTTATTAAGCAAACCGATTTGATTATTAATATTGGTCACGATGTCATTGAGAAGCCACCATTTTTTATGGAACCTGACAGTTTCAATGTGATTCATATTAATTTTTTAACTGCGCAAATTGATCCGGTCTACTTTCCCCAAGTCGATGTGACGGGAGACATTGGGAATACTATTTTTCAATTGCTTCAAAAAATTGATATGGCTAATCCAGATATTCAATGGCAATTTGGTGGTTTTAAAGAGGCAAGACAACAGCTATTAAAAAGTTTTTCTGAAGGGGCAGAATGTAATGACTTTCCAATGGAAGCACCTCGGTTGGTTTCAGATTTACGCCAATTGATGCCAGAAGATGGCATTGTCGCTTTGGATAATGGAATGTATAAAATTTGGTTCTCTCGCAATTACCTTGCGTATCGTCATAATACTTTGTTATTGGATAATGCTTTGGCAACGATGGGAGCAGGATTGCCATCCGCGATTGCAGCGAAACTTGTTTACCCTGATAAAAAAGTGGTCGCGGTTTGTGGTGACGGTGGTTTCATGATGAATTCTCAAGAGCTTGCCACTGCCGTACGATTAAAAATTGACTTGGTGGTATTGGTATTAAATGACGAAGCCTTTGGGATGATTCAATGGAAGCAACAGCAGATGGGATTTGAATCGTATGGTTTGGAATTGAATAATCCAAACTTTATCAAATACGCGGAAAGTTATGGCGCAATGGGTCACCAACTGCAAACTACCGAACAGTTTATTCCCTTGGTTGAACAATGTTTTGAAACGCCTGGCGTTCATTTGATTGAAGTGCCTGTTTCTTATCAAAATTGTAAAATCTAGTTGTTTGGAAAAGGTTTCACGTGAAACCTTTTGTATTTTCACATCTATACCAGTTATTCCTAGTCGACTAATTACCTTGAATGGTTACGACAATTTCTCGGTTGTATCTACCGGTGCGATGTTCATATAAAAATAATCCTTGCCAAATGCCTAAATTTAACCGGCCGGTAGAAACAGGAATGGTTTGATTCATTTGTGTAATCATGCATCGAATATGGCCACTCATATCATCGTCGCCTTCGTAGTCATGTTGGTAATTAGGATCACCATCTTGAATCGTTTTTTGCATCCAGTATTCAATATCTTCCCTAACCGTAGGATCCGCATTTTCGGTGATGATCAAGCTGGCAGAAGTGTGTTTGATAAAAACATGCGCTACACCGGTTTCAATTTCTGACTGTTTTACGATCTGGTTTATTTTTTCAGTGATATTAAAAGTGCCACGGCGCGGAGACTCAATTGTTAAGCTTTTTTGGAAAGTTTTCATTGTGTATTCTCGACCTCATTAAAGTGTTTCACGTGAAACTATTATCCACATTGAAACCATGAAATCAGAAATTCTCAATTTGGTAAAATTACCGGCCGGTAAAGATGAAACCAATGTTATGAATGACACGCTAAACTTAAAACGTTTGCCTGCTGAACAGTGGGATTACGAGAAACAAAAAGGGCCAGATCGAAATCTGTGCACCTGTTATGACATTCCTAAAATCGATATGATGAAGGCGATTGAAAAGGGTGCTGACACAATTGATAAAATCACCTCAAAAACCTACGGTTGCCAAGGTTCACAATGTTGTGAACGTCAGGTGCAAAGACTGATTGATATTTACCAAGAAAAAATAAAAAGCGAGGATGTATGAATCCACTACTACAAACACACGAGCTACCAAATTTTGAAGACTTAAAAGTTGAGCATATTCAGCCTGCGATGGAAACGTTGTTGCGTGAAAATCGTGCAAAAATTAAAGTGCTTGCTGAAATGAAAGAAGCACCAACTTGGGAAAATTTTGTCGAAAAACTCGAAGAGCTTGATAATCGTTTTTCGCGAGTTTGGGGACCAATTGGTCATTTAGATGCAGTGAAAAATTCGGATGAATGGCACGAAGCCTATACTGCGTTTTTGAGTGAAGTGAGTCGGTACTATACGGAAATTGGTCAAAACCAAGGTTTGTATGAAAAGTTCAAAACCTTATCAGAATCTGAAGAGTTTGCAGACTACTCCATTGCACAGAAAAAGGTGATTGAGGATTCATTACGTAATTTCCAGTTAAGTGGAATAGCGCTGCCTAAAGACCAACAAGAAACTTATCAAAAGATTTCTCAAGAATTGTCACAACTGGGTAGCCAGTTTGGCAACAATGTATTAAAAGCAACACAGTCTTGGCATAAGCCGATTTCAGATGAAAAAGAGTTAGCTGGAATTCCTGAATCGTCGCAAGGCCTATTGGCGCAGTTGGCAGAACAAAAAGGGTTGGATACAGATAAAACTCCTTGGTGTGTGACCTTAGACTTTCCTTCCTATTTAGCGGTGATGACGCATGCGGATAATCGGGAATTGCGTCAAGAAGTATATAAAGCATTCGGTACCAGAGCTTCAGATCAATTTGAAAATACTGAGTTTGATAACACTGAAAATATTGCACGCATACGTGAATTACGACATCAAAAAGCGCAACTACTTGGGTTTGGTTCTTATGCGGATCTTTCCTTGGCGACGAAGATGGCAGAAAGTAGCGAGCAGGTTTTAGGTTTTCTGCGAGATCTTGCCAGAAAATCTAAGCCGCAAGCGGAACAAGAATTAGCAACCTTAAAGCAATTTGCTCAGGATGAGCTCGATTTACCGGATGTGCAACCTTGGGATATTACCTATGTTTCAGAAAAGCTAAAAAACAAAACACTGTCGTTGTCGCAAGAAACATTACGTCCATACTTTCCAGTTGAGAAAACATTGAGTGGGTTGTTTGCAATTACTGAAAAATTGTTTGGAATTCGCTTACAAGAGAAACAAGGTGTGTCTATCTGGCATAAAGATGTGCGTTTCTTTGAATTAATTGATGAAGCTGAGCAAGTCATTGGTCAGTTTTATTTGGATTTGTATGCACGTGAAGGTAAGCGTGGTGGTGCGTGGATGGACTCTGCTGTCACTCGTTGGAAACCAACCAAAGGTGATTTGCAAACGCCAGTGGCTTATTTGGTGTGTAATTTTACACCGCCGGTCGGTGATAAACCGGCTTGCCTAACCCATGATGAAGTGACAACGCTCTTCCATGAATTTGGTCATGGTATCCATCATTTAATGACTAAGATGATTCACTTGGATGTTTCTGGCATTTCCGGTGTGCCTTGGGATGCAGTTGAGTTGCCATCACAGTTTATGGAAAACTTTTGTTGGGAACGAGAGGGCATTGATTTAATGTCTGCACATATCGAAACTGGAGAAGCCTTACCAGATGAATTATTGGTGTCTTTGCAAAAGAGTCGTGGCTTCCAGTCGGCAATGATGATGTTACGTCAAATTGAATTCGCTCTTGCTGATTTTGAGTTACATGCTTTTTATGATCCTGAAAATATTGAAGATCTATTGGATTTAAGTGCCCGTATTCGTGAGGAGGTCGCTGTAATTATGCCTCCGAGTTATAACCGTTTTATGCATAGCTTTAGCCATATTTTTGCCGGTGGTTATGCCGCTGGTTATTTCTCTTATAAATGGGCAGAAGTGCTGTCAGCGGATGCGTTTAGTTTGTTTGAAGAACAAGGAATTTTAGATGAGCAAACCGGTATGAAGTTCCGCAATACCATTTTGTCAGCAGGTGGGTCTATTGACCCAATGGTGCTTTTTAAACAGTTCCGAGGCCGAGAACCTCGCATAGATGCATTATTACGTCACAGCGGAATTGCTGCATAACCCTAAGGAACCTCTGATTAAATCAGAGGTTTCCTAAAGCATGAATTTAACGCGTAAAAAAGCCCGAGCTATATAACTAGCTCGGGCTTTTTTATTGCAGTTGACCCGTCCTAAATAAGATTGACACTTTTTCTGAACCGAAAAGGAAAAAGTAATGTCTTCAAACACTAAGCGCACACAGCGCGATTATTCCCTCGCTTTTAAATTGTCCGTTGTAGACCAAGTCGAAAAAGGCGAAATGACTTATAAACAAGCGCAAGCACATTATGGTATCCAAGGACGATCTACCGTTTTAGTTTGGCTTAGAAAGCATGGTAAGTTAAATTGGTCTGACGCCAACGCCATTAACCGACATCTTCGAGGAATCATTATGCCGACGACTAAAGCTGAAAAGACGCCAGAGCAGCGCATTAAAGAGCTTGAACAAGAACTCGCCGAAGAAAAACTCAAAGCCCAATTCTTTGAAGGCGTCGTCAAAGTCATGAAAGAGGACTTTGGAGTTAGCTTGACAAAAAAGCGGTTAGCCGAGTTATCGATCAAAAACAGATCCAAGGGCTCAACATAAGCAATGCTTGTCGATTCTTACAGATAAGCCGTCAGGCTTACTACCAAGGATTACAAAGGCAGCGGCTCAAAGAAAAGCAATACCGGATGATTCTGGATTTTGTACAAGCGATACGTATCAGCCAGCCGCGGATTGGTACCCGAAAGCTACACAACTTGCTATTAGCTAAAGCCCAAGAAGGATTGAAGATTGGACGAGACAAGTTGTTTGACTTGTTACGTTGGCAGCGTTTATTAGTGCCTAATAAGCGAGCCTATCATAAAACCACGCACAGTCATCATCGGTTTTATAAGCACCCCAATCTCATCAAAGAGCAGGGGCAAAGGCGTTTAGCCAAAGCGCCAGAGAAACTCTGGGTTGCAGACATTACCTATTTACCAGTACAACACGGCCAGGCCTATCTCAGCTTAGTCACCGATGCCTGTTCTCGTAAGATCGTTGGCTACCATGTGCACGACACTTTGCATGCTCAACCAGTCCTTCAGGCATTAAAGAACGCAGTGAAAAATAGATTAGGAAAAGGGGCACTCATTCATCACTCGGATAGAGGGATTCAGTACTGTTCAAAACCTTATCAAGTGTTCCATGAAAAACATGGCATTATCTGTTCGATGACGGATGGTTATGATTGCTATCAAAACGCTTTGGCGGAGAGAGTGAACGGGATTCTGAAGAATGAGTTTTTATTAACCAAGCCAAAGGATGTTGATCAGGCTCGACAAATGGTGAAAGAGTCGATTGAAATCTACAATACTCAACGTCCACACTTGGCGTTAAAATACAAAACGCCCGATGAAGTTCATCGAGCGTTTTTTACCTGAAAAAAGTGTCAACTTATTTCAGGACGGGACAAGTTTTTGCAATAATGAATTCCATTCTTATGTGTTTTTTAAATGGTTGTGTTTGATTAAACTAGGTTTACAGATTAAGCAAACAACGAATTTTTAGGAGTTATGGATATGAAAAAATTATTGCGAATTGATGCGAGTGCTAATCAAGATAATTCAGTGAGTCGAGCGCTTGCAGAACAATTTGAATTGAGTTGGAAGCAAAATAACCCGGCCGCTGAAGTTCTTCACCGTGATTTGTCGCAAATTCCTCCAGAACATTTATCCCCTGAAATGCTGGGAGCGATGTTTTCACCAGAACCAACGGCTGAACAGCAAGCTCTGCTTGCACACTCTGCCGAATTGATCAATGAATTGAAAGACGTTGATACGGTTCTGATTGCCACACCGATGTATAACTTTGGAATCCCTTCAACCTTAAAGGCATATTTTGATCATATTGCACGAGCGGGTTTAACGTTTGAATATACCGAGCAAGGGCCTAAAGGCTTGATTAATGGAGTCAATGCTGTGGCTGTTATCAGTTCTGGCGGTGATTATCGTCAACCACCATTAGATAGCATGAATTTTGTTGATGGTTATTTGAAAACAATCTTTGGTTTTATGGGAATTGAAGATGTGACTTTGATTCATGCAGCTGGTTTAGCGATGGGTGAAGAGCAAGCCGAAAAAGCCAAACAGGAAGCATCTGAAGCGATCCAAAAATATTTTTAAAACCATTGAGGAAACTCTATTCAGAGTCGTCTATTTATTGGTAAAGGAGGTTGTGATGTTACGGGAACCTAAGTTGATATCGGATGCAATACCAACGGTTGATGGAGATGGTGTTGATTTGAAACGAAACAGTTTTTTTGACGGACGTTTCGACCCATTTTTAATGCTGGATGAAATTAAGGCTAGTGCTGACGAAACTCCTAATGCATTTCCAGTGCATCCGCATAGAGGAATTCAAACGCTTACTTACTTGATTCATGGAAGCATGTCGCATCAAGATTCTATGGGGAATAAGTCAAAAATACACGCGGGTGATTTACAGTGGATGCATACAGGTAAGGGGATCGAACATTCCGAAAAACCCGATGTAGATGCAAATGGTTTGTGGGGGTTTCAATTCTGGTTGAATGTTCCAAGGCAAGAGAAATTTGAGGAACCTAGGTATCAAGATGTTTCTGCCGATGACGTATTGTCTATTGAGTTAAATGGCATTGATGCGAAGTTTCTTGCTGGTGGTGTGAGAGTGAATGGGCAATCTTATTTATCTAATTTTCGATCGCTTGCAGGCAATGCAAGTTTATTGGATTTGCATTGGCAAGAGCGACAGTTAATTGATATTGAAAATTCTGATAAATCAGCAGGTATCTTTGTGATTAGCCAAGAGGTTAATGTTGTGTTGGCTGGAGGCGTTTTTAAAAAGTTACCGGCCGGTAAGTGTGTCTCTTTTTCACAGGGTGATCATATCCAAATTCATGCAGAATCTGGCGCACGTGTTTTATTTTTTAGTGGTGAGCCCATTGGTGAACCGATTGTGCATCATGGACCTTTTGTGATGACTTCGGAAGCCGAAATTCGTGACACAATTAAAGCTTATCGAGACGGTACGCTGGTTGGCTAAGTCAGGTGTGCCACGCCTAAAATAAGTGAGCTGTAAGTCGCGCAGAACTTCAATTTGATTCAATCCTAGGTTCCCTAATTCACTCACATCGATTCAATTCATTTCAATTTTTAAGTTAGGCGATAATATGGCAAGTACACAATTTTGGAACTTGTTTTATGAATCGCTTAACCTTCTCTTCTTTCTTGAGCGTATTATGCGCGTTATTTTTTAGCTTAAATAGTTTTGCAGCTTCCTTTGATATTGAGGGCAAGTTGTCCATTGATAACCGAAATATTAGTGGTTTGGTCATTACTGATTCTTTTGCCGCTATGGCGACCGATGAAGGCACCGCTATTCAAATTTTATCGAATAACAATGGTAAGTTTGTTGCGGACTCTTCCGGTGTTATAAATTTAACGAGCGATAATCTAGAGCTGGATTTAGAAGGTTTGGCTTGGGAGGAACCTTATTTATATGCCATAGGGTCGCACTCCAAAAAGCGAAAAAAAATCAAAGATGATGCGTCGGAAAAGAAAAACCTGAAACGTCTTGCCCCAATTATTTCTGAACCTAGTCGACATAAACTCTTTCAAATTGAACTTTCACCGGCCGGTAAAGTTTTAAATATTCAATCGAAAAGCCTAGATGAATTTATTTCAGAAAATGAAATTCTAGCGCCTTTTGTCGTTTTGCCAAGCAAAGAAAACGGTATTGATATTGAAGGGATTGCAGTCAAAGACAAACAACTTTGGATTGGGTTTCGTGGACCGGTATTGCGTGGCAACTACGCGACGATTTTAGAACTGGAATTAAAACCGAAAAAATTCAAACTGAAAAAACTGGAGCTGAAATTAGTCAATCTGGGAGGACTAGGAATACGTGATATGGTTGCTACCCCAAATGGTTTAAAAGTTCTTGCGGGGCCTGTAAATGAAATTCCTTCTCTTTATCAGGTGTTTGATTGGTTTGGTCAGAATCAGTTTAATGAACTAAAAGCAGATCGCACACTTCGGAACTTTAAGGGGAAACCGGAGTGTTTGACAATCGACCCTGTTGGTCGATTATGGCTAGGTGAAGATGGACCTAAAAATGGTGCCATTAGATTATTAGATTAAGAACAAATGAGAAGCCAGTCATTGAAATAGGATCAGTTTGGATTTATCGTCAGATTTTCTAGAAGAAAGGCATAATTTAAGTTTTTGAAAATAATTCTACCAAAAAAAATCGCCAAGGTTTCACGTGAAACACTTGGCGATTCTTCTATAGAATTTGGATTAGGTTTCCCTAACCCATTGAAGCAAGATTCTACACTGATTTACCAGTCATCTTTTCAGTCAACCCCGCAATAAGCTTAAAGAACATCGGTACAAAGAGAGGCGCGAGTAGGGTAGCGGCAATCATTCCACCAACAAGGCCTGTTCCCACCGAAACCCTCGCAGCGGCACCAGCGCCTTCTGAGAGCATTAGAGGAATAGCAGCAATCGTAAAGGCTAAAGACGTCATGACAATCGGTCTAAAACGGATTTTTGCGGCTAATTCTGCGGCTTCTGCTAACGGCATCCCAGCACGATGTTTTTGCAGCGCGACCTCAACAATCAATATTGCATTTTTCGCTGATAACCCAATCAGAGTCAAGAGCCCTAACTCAAAGTAAATATCGTTGGTTAGTCCACTTGAAAGCACCATTAAAGAGGCACCTAAAACCGCAAAAGGGACGGCAGTTAATACAGCAACAGGAATTGACCAGCGCTCATATTGGGCAGCTAAAATCAGGAAGACAAATAACAAACCAAATAGAAAGGCTTGGTTTCCACTGTCTGCTGATTTTTTCTGTTGATAGGCTTCGCCCACCCAACCTAATGAGTATCCTTCTGGCAATACCTCTGCAGCGGCTTCCTCAAAGGCGGCTAGGGCCTGTCCGGATGAATAACCAGGAGCTGGATCTCCCATAACTTTTGCAGCAGGGAAAAGGTTGAAACGATCAACGGTATCAGCACCGGTGGTACGCTCGACTCTGACCAAAGCGCTCAGTGGAATCATCTCGCCTTGCGCTGAGCGCACAAAAACCTGTGATAATTTTTCTGGCGTATCGCGATACTCGGCTTCGGCTTGCAGATTGACGCGGAACGTTCGACCGAACAATGTGAAGTCATTCACATACAAGCTACCAAAGGTCGCTTGCATCGCGGCAAAGATTTCATAAGCCGAAACCTCAAGAATTTGAGCTTTTTCACGGTCAACAATTGCTTCGTATTGTGGAACACGAGTATTAAAGGTCGTACGCACTTGTTTAAGTTCGGGACGTGCCGAGGCATTTTCAATCAGTGCTTGTGTTACTTTATTGAGTTCATTTGAACCTGTGCCATTGCGGTTTTGCAAGTAGACCTCAAAACCGCCCGTCATACTCATGCCCATAATCGTTGGCATGCCAATTGGAATGCTAAAAGCGTCAGGAATCGCATTCAATTGACCAAACAGTTGTCCGACCACCGCGTCTGATGGCAAGTCTTGTTCGAGGCGTTCATCCCAGTGTTCGAGTTTAACGAAGGAGACACCCGAGTCCGTTCGGTTAGTAAAGGTTTGTAAATCAAAACCAGCAAAGCTGACGGAATGTTTCACTCCAGGGTGGGCTAGCAGTGTTTCACTCACTTGATCACGTGTCTGTTCCATTTGGCTAAGAGAGGTCGCCGGAGGCATATAGCTCAATACAAACAATGTG
Proteins encoded in this window:
- a CDS encoding IS3 family transposase (programmed frameshift) yields the protein MSSNTKRTQRDYSLAFKLSVVDQVEKGEMTYKQAQAHYGIQGRSTVLVWLRKHGKLNWSDANAINRHLRGIIMPTTKAEKTPEQRIKELEQELAEEKLKAQFFEGVVKVMKEDFGVSLNKKAVSRVIDQKQIQGLNISNACRFLQISRQAYYQGLQRQRLKEKQYRMILDFVQAIRISQPRIGTRKLHNLLLAKAQEGLKIGRDKLFDLLRWQRLLVPNKRAYHKTTHSHHRFYKHPNLIKEQGQRRLAKAPEKLWVADITYLPVQHGQAYLSLVTDACSRKIVGYHVHDTLHAQPVLQALKNAVKNRLGKGALIHHSDRGIQYCSKPYQVFHEKHGIICSMTDGYDCYQNALAERVNGILKNEFLLTKPKDVDQARQMVKESIEIYNTQRPHLALKYKTPDEVHRAFFT
- a CDS encoding pirin family protein is translated as MLREPKLISDAIPTVDGDGVDLKRNSFFDGRFDPFLMLDEIKASADETPNAFPVHPHRGIQTLTYLIHGSMSHQDSMGNKSKIHAGDLQWMHTGKGIEHSEKPDVDANGLWGFQFWLNVPRQEKFEEPRYQDVSADDVLSIELNGIDAKFLAGGVRVNGQSYLSNFRSLAGNASLLDLHWQERQLIDIENSDKSAGIFVISQEVNVVLAGGVFKKLPAGKCVSFSQGDHIQIHAESGARVLFFSGEPIGEPIVHHGPFVMTSEAEIRDTIKAYRDGTLVG
- a CDS encoding FMN-dependent NADH-azoreductase, which encodes MKKLLRIDASANQDNSVSRALAEQFELSWKQNNPAAEVLHRDLSQIPPEHLSPEMLGAMFSPEPTAEQQALLAHSAELINELKDVDTVLIATPMYNFGIPSTLKAYFDHIARAGLTFEYTEQGPKGLINGVNAVAVISSGGDYRQPPLDSMNFVDGYLKTIFGFMGIEDVTLIHAAGLAMGEEQAEKAKQEASEAIQKYF
- a CDS encoding quinone-dependent dihydroorotate dehydrogenase; translation: MDFLISLRSRLLGIGYRWLAKPLIFLWPPEIAHDKMKAVGKFLGNYAWSRFFTRLLFHYQNKKLNIEVDGVHYNNPVGLSAGFDKDGELTRIYPAISFGFAELGSFTGEICPGNPGVGRRLFRMPKSKSILVWYGLNNQGAEKISERLKDQTFQLPIGISAAKTNISSEFDLEEAIEDYVKTVVLFEEIGDYYTINISCPNTQEGEPFVDQGNLEALLEKLSEVRPAGKPMYVKLAADLEVSEINTILDACLKFGIEGVVLNNLAKPEFNKEYVKEELPFHKGAMSGLPLQRISTDMIRHVYRYTEGKLTIIGVGGIFNAQDAYEKITSGASLLEMITGMIYEGPQVMGEINQGLVKLLEKDGFSTIEEAIGSRNPLPKK
- a CDS encoding secondary thiamine-phosphate synthase enzyme YjbQ, translating into MKTFQKSLTIESPRRGTFNITEKINQIVKQSEIETGVAHVFIKHTSASLIITENADPTVREDIEYWMQKTIQDGDPNYQHDYEGDDDMSGHIRCMITQMNQTIPVSTGRLNLGIWQGLFLYEHRTGRYNREIVVTIQGN
- a CDS encoding M3 family metallopeptidase; its protein translation is MNPLLQTHELPNFEDLKVEHIQPAMETLLRENRAKIKVLAEMKEAPTWENFVEKLEELDNRFSRVWGPIGHLDAVKNSDEWHEAYTAFLSEVSRYYTEIGQNQGLYEKFKTLSESEEFADYSIAQKKVIEDSLRNFQLSGIALPKDQQETYQKISQELSQLGSQFGNNVLKATQSWHKPISDEKELAGIPESSQGLLAQLAEQKGLDTDKTPWCVTLDFPSYLAVMTHADNRELRQEVYKAFGTRASDQFENTEFDNTENIARIRELRHQKAQLLGFGSYADLSLATKMAESSEQVLGFLRDLARKSKPQAEQELATLKQFAQDELDLPDVQPWDITYVSEKLKNKTLSLSQETLRPYFPVEKTLSGLFAITEKLFGIRLQEKQGVSIWHKDVRFFELIDEAEQVIGQFYLDLYAREGKRGGAWMDSAVTRWKPTKGDLQTPVAYLVCNFTPPVGDKPACLTHDEVTTLFHEFGHGIHHLMTKMIHLDVSGISGVPWDAVELPSQFMENFCWEREGIDLMSAHIETGEALPDELLVSLQKSRGFQSAMMMLRQIEFALADFELHAFYDPENIEDLLDLSARIREEVAVIMPPSYNRFMHSFSHIFAGGYAAGYFSYKWAEVLSADAFSLFEEQGILDEQTGMKFRNTILSAGGSIDPMVLFKQFRGREPRIDALLRHSGIAA
- a CDS encoding acetolactate synthase large subunit, with amino-acid sequence MKGADLLVKALEAEGVEMIFGIPGEENLDVLEALKHSSIRLIVTRHEQAAGFMAATYGRLTGKPGVCLSTLGPGATNLVTAAAYAQLGAMPMVMLTGQKPIKTSKQGLFQIIDVVDMMGPITKSAAQIMSAYNIPARVREAFRLAESERPGATHLELPEDVAREETQALVIENSYDRRPIAESKAIQKAIDLIIDSKFPLILIGAGANRKQVGRMLDQFIEKTKIPFFTTQMGKGVVDERSPYFLGTAALSDNDFLHSVIKQTDLIINIGHDVIEKPPFFMEPDSFNVIHINFLTAQIDPVYFPQVDVTGDIGNTIFQLLQKIDMANPDIQWQFGGFKEARQQLLKSFSEGAECNDFPMEAPRLVSDLRQLMPEDGIVALDNGMYKIWFSRNYLAYRHNTLLLDNALATMGAGLPSAIAAKLVYPDKKVVAVCGDGGFMMNSQELATAVRLKIDLVVLVLNDEAFGMIQWKQQQMGFESYGLELNNPNFIKYAESYGAMGHQLQTTEQFIPLVEQCFETPGVHLIEVPVSYQNCKI
- a CDS encoding (2Fe-2S)-binding protein, encoding MKSEILNLVKLPAGKDETNVMNDTLNLKRLPAEQWDYEKQKGPDRNLCTCYDIPKIDMMKAIEKGADTIDKITSKTYGCQGSQCCERQVQRLIDIYQEKIKSEDV
- a CDS encoding DUF3616 domain-containing protein; its protein translation is MNRLTFSSFLSVLCALFFSLNSFAASFDIEGKLSIDNRNISGLVITDSFAAMATDEGTAIQILSNNNGKFVADSSGVINLTSDNLELDLEGLAWEEPYLYAIGSHSKKRKKIKDDASEKKNLKRLAPIISEPSRHKLFQIELSPAGKVLNIQSKSLDEFISENEILAPFVVLPSKENGIDIEGIAVKDKQLWIGFRGPVLRGNYATILELELKPKKFKLKKLELKLVNLGGLGIRDMVATPNGLKVLAGPVNEIPSLYQVFDWFGQNQFNELKADRTLRNFKGKPECLTIDPVGRLWLGEDGPKNGAIRLLD